The genomic interval GAAATTGTGATAGATAAAAAAAATGAGGAAACATTAAATTTTATTGAAAATATTATTGAAAATGATATAAAAAACAATAAAAATAACGGAACGGTTTATACACGATTTCCTCCCGAACCTAATGGTTATCTACATATAGGACATGCCAAGTCGATTTGTCTGAATTTCGGACTTGCAAAAAAATATAATGGATTGTGTAATTTAAGATTTGACGATACTAATCCGATAAAAGAGGAAATTGAATATGTTGACTCAATTAAAGAAGATGTAAAATGGTTGGGTTTTAATTGGCACGATGAACCAAAATATGCATCCGATTATTTTGACCAGTTGTATGAATGGGCAATAAAATTGATCAATAATGGTAATGCTTATATTGATGAGCAATCATCTGAAATAATAAGCGAACAAAAAAGAACACCAACACAACCGGGTATTGAAAGTCCGTACCGAAACAGAAGTGTTGAAGAAAATCTTGAACTTTTTCAAAAAATGAAAAACGGTGAATTCAAAGAAGGGGAAAAAGTTCTTCGTGCAAAAATTGATATGGCTTCTCCAAATATGCACATGAGAGATCCTGTTATTTATAGAGTAATGCATAAAGAACATCATCGAACAGGCAATAAATGGTGTATTTATCCTATGTATGATTTTGCTCATGGACAGTCAGATTATCTCGAAGGAATTACACATTCAATCTGTACGCTTGAATTTGAGGTACACAGGCCCTTATACGACTGGTTTATTGAACATTTGATTGAAACTGAATATCGCCCGCGGCAGATTGAATTTGCCAGACTTAATCTTACATATACAGTAATGAGCAAACGAAAATTACTTGAATTAGTCGAAGATAAATTAGTCAAGGGATGGAATGACCCGAGGATGCCTTCCGTTTCAGGACTTAGAAGAAGGGGATATACTCCGGAATCAATTAGAAATTTTTCCGAAAGAATTGGTATTGCAAAAAGAAATAATATTATTGATGTTGCATTATTAGAATTTAGTTTAAGGGAAGATCTGAATAAAAAAGCAAGTAGAGTTATGGGAGTTCTTGACCCTCTAAAAATTATTATAACAAATTACCCTGAT from Bacteroidales bacterium carries:
- a CDS encoding glutamine--tRNA ligase/YqeY domain fusion protein, with the protein product MNNKKEIVIDKKNEETLNFIENIIENDIKNNKNNGTVYTRFPPEPNGYLHIGHAKSICLNFGLAKKYNGLCNLRFDDTNPIKEEIEYVDSIKEDVKWLGFNWHDEPKYASDYFDQLYEWAIKLINNGNAYIDEQSSEIISEQKRTPTQPGIESPYRNRSVEENLELFQKMKNGEFKEGEKVLRAKIDMASPNMHMRDPVIYRVMHKEHHRTGNKWCIYPMYDFAHGQSDYLEGITHSICTLEFEVHRPLYDWFIEHLIETEYRPRQIEFARLNLTYTVMSKRKLLELVEDKLVKGWNDPRMPSVSGLRRRGYTPESIRNFSERIGIAKRNNIIDVALLEFSLREDLNKKASRVMGVLDPLKIIITNYPDDNTEELDAVNNPEDESMGKRKVPFSKVIYIERNDFMEDAPKKFFRLAPGREVRLRYAYFIKCEKVIKNNETGEIIELHCTYDPASKGGKSPDGRKVKGTLHWVSAKQAIKSEIRLYDRLFIKENPDEVEEGKDFKSNLNPDSLKTVTGYLEPSLINCKAGDKFQFERLGYFCVDPDSSINKLVFNRTVPLRDTWAKIVKKNS